The Gemmatimonadota bacterium DH-78 region CGTGGGTCACGAGCCGATCCTCACATTCCCGAGGCGGGAGCCTTCACGTGGTTGAGCAGCTCGTCCACCATCTCGCTGCTCGTGCGGCCCTCGCTCTCGGCGTGGAAGTTCGTGAGGATCCGGTGGCGCAGCACCGGATGGGCCAGGGCGCGCACGTCGTCGAACGACGGGGTGTAGCGGCCGAGGGTGAGGGCGCGGGCCTTGGCGCCGAGCACCAGGTACTGCGCCGCGCGCACGCTCGCCCCGTAGGCGATCCACTTCTTCACGAACTCGGGCGCCGTGCCCGACTTCGAGGGCCGGCTGCCACGCACGAGTCCCACCGCGTAGCGGAGCACCGCGTCGGGCACCGGGATCGACCGCACGAGCCGCTGGAAGGCCAGCAGGTCGGCGCCGGTGACGGTGCTCTGGAAATCGGCGGTCTGGATGCCGGTGGTGGCCCGCACCACCTGGAGTTCCTCCTCCTCGGACAGGTGGTGGATCTCGATCTCGAACATGAAGCGGTCGAGCTGCGCCTCGGGCAGAGGGTAGGTGCCCTCGAGTTCGATCGGGTTCTGGGTGGCGAAGACGTAGAAGGGCTCATCGAGGGTGTAGGTGGTGCCCTGCACCGTCACCCGGTGTTCCTGCATGGCCTCGAGCAGCGCCGCCTGCGTCTTCGGCGGCGTGCGGTTGATCTCGTCGGCGAGCACGATGTTGGAGAAGATCGGCCCCTTCTCGAACACCATCCGCCGCCGCCCGGTGGTGGGGTCCTCCTGAATCAGATCGGTGCCGGTGATGTCGGAGGGCATCAGGTCGGGCGTGAACTGGATACGGGAGAACTCCAGATCGAGCACATCCGATACGGTCCGGATGAGCAGCGTCTTGGCGAGGCCGGGCACGCCGACGAGCAGCGAGTTTCCGCCCACGAAGAGGGAGAGCAGCACCTGCTCCACCACCTCCTGCTGACCCACGATGCGCTTGCGGATCTCGGCCAGGATCGCCTCGCGCCCCGCCTTCATGCGGTCGGCGAGGGCCACCTCGTCTTCGTTGTCCAGCCGGGCCGGCTGCGCCGGCTGCATCAGGTCTTCGGTCAAGATCGGTCCTCGGTGTGCTCGGGTCGGGTCAGTGCGTGAGGGCGTACATGAAGTAGTTCACACCGAACTGGTACGCCTCGTTGGAGAGATCGATGGGGTAGAAACCCCGGTCGGAATACTCCCAGTACTCCGCGATGTCGTTGTTGTAGTTCAGGATCGCGAGCAGTCGCTTCGCGGGGTCGTTGTCTTCGTACACCCCGAGGTAGACGGGCCGATTGCCGCCATAGGGCGGAATCAGCGAGTACGGGTCCTCGATGTAGTAGAAGGAGTCGAAGATCTCGTGGTCGGGCGGCACCTCGAGGATCTCCATGCCCGGCACCGCCTGGGCGAGAATCGCCTGCAGCTGATAGATCTGCCGGTCGCGGAAGTCGTCGACGATCATGAAGCCGCCCTTGGCGATGTACTCGCCCAGCGCCTCGACCTCGGCCTGCGACGGGTTCCACGAACCCACCTCCACCACGTAGATCACCGGGTACTTGAACACCTCGGGGTCGTCCATGCGGATCGCCCGGTAGTTGTCGGCATCGGTGTCGATGGCGGTGAGTTCGCCCAGAATGTTCGAGAAATTGCGGTCGGCCCGCGGGTGGTCGTGCGCCCACGGCGGCTCGCGGCCTCCCCTGCCGAAGTCGCCGAAGCTGCGACCCCCGCTCTCGAACTGGATGCGCGCGAAGGTCACCCGCCCGTCGTAGCCGCGCTCGTCCTGCGTCGCGAGGGGGGACTCCGGAGCGGGCCGCCCCACCGCGGTGCCGCCGGGAGCGGCGGGCGCGAGGGTGGCGGCGGCCACGGCCGCGGAGGCGGCCAGCGCGGCGGCGAGCCCGGTGAGCTCGAGCAGGGTCATCGCGCCCCGCCCCGCAGCTCGAGCAGCAGCTCGAGGGCGGCGTCGTAGCCGGGCGCGATCTCGAGGGCGCGCAACACCTGTGTGCGCGCCTCGTCGGGGCGGTCGTCGTCGCGCAGCGCCACGGCGAGCAGATAGCGGGCCTCGGCCATGTCGGCCGGCTCGAGGCCGACCACGGCGTGGCGTTCGATCACCGCGGCCCGGGTATCGCCCGCGGCCGCGTGCAGCTCGGCCAGTCGCTCGTGCGGCCCCACGTCGTAGGGCCACGCCTCGACCGCGCGGGCCAGCGCCGTGCGCTCCCCCTCCGCGTCGCCCAGCTCCCTCCGCAGCTCGGCCTCCCGCATGAGCACGGGCACCGCGCTCTCGTCGAGGGCGGCGGCGGCGCGCAGGGCGTCGGCGGCCTGCCGCGACTCGCCCCGCGATTCGTGCACGGCGGCGAGCAGGTGCCAGGGGCCGTTGGGACCCCCGTAGGTGGGAAAGAGTCGCAGCGCCTCCCGGGCCTCGTTCTCCGCCTCGTCGAACCGTTCCTCGCGAACCAGGGCGCGGGCGAGCTGGAGCCGGGCGTCGAAGTCGCCGGGCCTCTGCCGCGCCTGGGTGCGCAGCGACTCCACGTCGGTGGCGCCCGGCCCGACCTGCCCCGCGGCGCGGGAGAGGGGGGTGGGGGCGAGGCCGCCGGTGGTGGAGGCGAACTCGCGGTCGAAGCGGTCGCGCACGTAGCGGTCGAAGCCGTCGTCGAGGGCCGAGGTCGAGAGACCGAGCACGTCGCGGGCGAGCTCGTTCGTGGAGCGCCCGTCGCGGTAGCCCGTGAGGAAGGCGCGAATGGCCTCGATGCCCCACTCGGTCTCGATCCAGTCGAAGACCAGCGAGCCCTGGAGGTAGGCGAGGATCACCTGTTCGGGAAAGGCGGGGCGGACGAAGGCGTCGTTGAGCTGCGACACGGGCGGCATCTGTCCGGAGTCCCACGCCTGGAGCCACAGGGGCGTCACCCGGTGGCCCCACCAGGGGCGGGCCACCCGCTGTTCACGCACCGCGAGTCCCTCGCTGAACCAGCGCGGCACGTTGTGGTCGCTCATGCCGAGGTGGAAGGCGTGGGCCATCTCGTGCCAGAGCGTGCTCTGCCAGTTGAAGGCCCCGCGCTCGCGCGCCGAGGGGGAGTCCATCACGAGGGTGCTGCCGAAGCTCACGCCCAGCGCCCCGAGCCCCACCAGTCCGAAGGTGCGCACGCTGAAGTCGGCGCTGCGCGGGTAGAGTTCGAGGCGGATGGGGGTGGGGGGAACCGCGCCGTAGCGCTCGCTCAGCGCGGCGAAGGCTTCCTCGGCCACCGCCACCACGTACGGCTCCAGCACGTCGGCTTCACTCGCGTGCAGCATGATCTCGAAGCGCGGCGTCTCGATCACCCGGTACTGATCGAAGGTGTCGAGCAGATCGAGGTTGTTCTTCAGCCACACGCTGTAGGGATCGCCTGCGAAGGCCCGCTCGAGGTTGGCCTGCCCGGTCTCGATCAGTCCGATGCGCAGCTGATTGGTGCCGAGAATGCCCCAGCCCCGCCACGAGAGCGAGTCGCGCTCGACCGCCTGCCGGGCGAGATCCACCGCCTCGGCGTACTTGCGGGTGTCGACCGCGAGCTCGGCCACCGTGTTGAAGAGGTCGGGCCAGGCGGGGTTGAGCGTCAGGGCGCGGTCGCGGGCGGCGGCGTAGGCCGCGCGGTCGCCCTCGAGGTAGTGGACGGCCGCCAGCATCGAGAGGGCGTCGAGGCTCGAGGGGTTGACCGCGAGCGCCTCGTCCACCTGCTCGCGCGCCTGCTCGTAGTCCTCGGTGCGGAGCTGCTGGCGCGCGAGGAAGAGCCGCGCGGCCACGTGGTTC contains the following coding sequences:
- a CDS encoding AAA family ATPase is translated as MKAGREAILAEIRKRIVGQQEVVEQVLLSLFVGGNSLLVGVPGLAKTLLIRTVSDVLDLEFSRIQFTPDLMPSDITGTDLIQEDPTTGRRRMVFEKGPIFSNIVLADEINRTPPKTQAALLEAMQEHRVTVQGTTYTLDEPFYVFATQNPIELEGTYPLPEAQLDRFMFEIEIHHLSEEEELQVVRATTGIQTADFQSTVTGADLLAFQRLVRSIPVPDAVLRYAVGLVRGSRPSKSGTAPEFVKKWIAYGASVRAAQYLVLGAKARALTLGRYTPSFDDVRALAHPVLRHRILTNFHAESEGRTSSEMVDELLNHVKAPASGM
- a CDS encoding DUF4159 domain-containing protein; the protein is MTLLELTGLAAALAASAAVAAATLAPAAPGGTAVGRPAPESPLATQDERGYDGRVTFARIQFESGGRSFGDFGRGGREPPWAHDHPRADRNFSNILGELTAIDTDADNYRAIRMDDPEVFKYPVIYVVEVGSWNPSQAEVEALGEYIAKGGFMIVDDFRDRQIYQLQAILAQAVPGMEILEVPPDHEIFDSFYYIEDPYSLIPPYGGNRPVYLGVYEDNDPAKRLLAILNYNNDIAEYWEYSDRGFYPIDLSNEAYQFGVNYFMYALTH
- a CDS encoding tetratricopeptide repeat protein translates to MRRATRRFAAIGWMVGLAQIGAAVPAAAQDLADTRRALYEGRYADVLRDTRSAESPAAVALRVRALLDTGEYDDAIRLLGGPAGPASSPAVERWLGEALMRVGRLDEAEAAFARAEAGGAPDALSARVRRAEILYLRGRTDDAFDLFDGFIDVYNSGRQLSADDLLAVATAVSYLGRRTPVLFQDALKAYDEAAAAAPGDPRPLVAIGDLFLAKYNGPEAHAAYRQVLATNGSHPDALLGEARTLEFDGAPGTLTLANDALDTNPNHVAARLFLARQQLRTEDYEQAREQVDEALAVNPSSLDALSMLAAVHYLEGDRAAYAAARDRALTLNPAWPDLFNTVAELAVDTRKYAEAVDLARQAVERDSLSWRGWGILGTNQLRIGLIETGQANLERAFAGDPYSVWLKNNLDLLDTFDQYRVIETPRFEIMLHASEADVLEPYVVAVAEEAFAALSERYGAVPPTPIRLELYPRSADFSVRTFGLVGLGALGVSFGSTLVMDSPSARERGAFNWQSTLWHEMAHAFHLGMSDHNVPRWFSEGLAVREQRVARPWWGHRVTPLWLQAWDSGQMPPVSQLNDAFVRPAFPEQVILAYLQGSLVFDWIETEWGIEAIRAFLTGYRDGRSTNELARDVLGLSTSALDDGFDRYVRDRFDREFASTTGGLAPTPLSRAAGQVGPGATDVESLRTQARQRPGDFDARLQLARALVREERFDEAENEAREALRLFPTYGGPNGPWHLLAAVHESRGESRQAADALRAAAALDESAVPVLMREAELRRELGDAEGERTALARAVEAWPYDVGPHERLAELHAAAGDTRAAVIERHAVVGLEPADMAEARYLLAVALRDDDRPDEARTQVLRALEIAPGYDAALELLLELRGGAR